The DNA window TTCATCACCCCGGCCGTCGTTTCCGCGGCAGAGGCGGATTATGAGCGCAATCTCGCCAACACCGTCGAGCTGTTCCACATCCTCGGTACCGACCCAACTCACGGGACGCAGAACATTGCGCTGTTCAACAAGTGGCTGGCAAAGCACGCCGAGCTTGCACTTGATGCCGCCAATCATCTGCAGCCGATCTGGTCGCAACCGCGCGTCAAGGTCGCGACATTCGGCGACGCCTTGGGGCACGCCAAGAACCGCATCAAAGGCATAGCCTCCGAGCTTGATCTGAAAGTTCCGGCCAATCTCGCATCATAACCCGATCCTGCGCCCCTAACCCAACCCTTCAGGAGACAGCCATGCTTCAAGAGAACGACAACATCTTCAAATCGATGAAGGACATTACCTTCGAGGATACGGTTTCGCACCAATGCGGAGTCACGATGAACGACAGTGTCGAGGCACGCGCGATCGCTGACGTCATGAGCCGCCACGATCACATCAGGGTGACCTACATGCCGGCCATGATCCGCATCGACGGCGACGGCAAGATGGAATTCAAGATGGATGAAATTTCGGAGGAGCTTGGTCGCGTCATGACTCCGCATCTCTTCGAGATTTCAACCTCGACGCATTACGGCCGCATGGTCATGACGGATGATAACACGGTCATGCTGTTCGGCGACATGAACGAGATGATGAAATACATCGTTTGAAGATCGCTGCGAACAATGCCTGGCCGGCGCGCGCGCCGGCCAGGCCAATCCGGCTACGCCGATGGCGAGCCTCATAACACTCAATCCGAGCGGGAGCAGGAGAAACGCCATGTACAGGACAGCCAAGGGTGAAGAAATTTTCGTGATCGACGGGCATACCCATTTTTGGGACGGAAGCCCGGCCAACCAGAAGAATATCCACGGCAAGCAATTCATCGAATGCTTCTATGCGTACCACTCAAATCTCAGTCCGCCTTCGGAGAAGTGGGAGAAGGAGAAGTTCGAAAAATACGATGCCAAGACGATGTTCGACGATCTGTTCGTGACCGGCTACGACGACATGGCGATTCTGCAGCCGACCTATCTCACCGATTTCTACAAGAACGGTTTCAATACGACCGAGCGCAATGCGGCAATGAAGAAGAGCCACCCGGATCGTTTCATCCTGAACGGCGCCTTCGATCCACGCGACGGCACCAAGGGCCTGGAAGATTTGCATGCCCTGTCCGAAAAGCACAAGCTCAAGGGCGTCAAGCTCTACACCGCCGAATGGCGCGGCGAATCCAAGGGCTACAAGCTGAGCGACAAGGCGTCCTACAAATATCTCGAGGCGGCGCAAAAGCTCGGGATCAAGAATGTCCACGTCCACAAGGGACCGACCATTATTCCGCTTAACCGCGATGCGTTCGACGTGGCCGACATTGATGACGTGGCCACCTCGTTCCAGGATTTGAACTTCATTGTCGAGCATTGCGGCCTGCCGCGTCTCGACGATTTCTGCTGGATCGCGACCCAGGAAACCAATGTCTATGCGGGTCTGGCGGTGGCGTTGCCCTTCATCCACACGCGTCCGGGGTATTTCGCCCACGTCATTTCGGAGCTGTTGTTCTGGGTCGGGCCGGACAAGATCCTCTACGGCAGCGACTACGGCATCTGGACGCCGAAATGGCTGATCGACAAGTTCATGGCGTTCGAAATTCCCGCTGACGTCACCAAGGAAACCGGTTCGGTTTTGTCGATGGAGACGAAGACCAAGATTCTGGGCCTCAATGCGGCACGTCTCTACGGCATTGATGTCGAAGCCCAGAAGAAGAAGATCAGGGCGGGCGGGGGTTATGCCCACTTGCCCGAAGCCGTCCACGCGCCGAGGTGATCGCCATGAATGGTGGCGCCGAAGAGGCCGACCGGTCGCGCAACCGGCAGATCCATGACAAGCAAGCCGAAGTTTTGGCCTGCCTGCAAGACGTGATGGATCCGGAACTCGACGAGTCCGTAACCGACTTGAATTTCGTCACGAAAGCCGATGTGGATTCGAACAACCGGGTTCACATCGAATTCCGTCTGCCGACCTATTGGTGCGCCGCGAATTTCTCGTTCCTGATGGCGGATGACATGCGCCGTGCTGTGAACGCGCTGGACTGGGTCGAAGGCGTCAGCGTGGTACTGGGCGAGCACATGTATGCGGATAGGATCAATGCCGGCCTCGCCAGGGGGCTGTCGTTTCAGGAGACCTTCGGCGCGGAGGCCGATGGCGACCTGGATGATCTGCGTCAGACGTTTCTCGTCAAGGCGTTCCAGCGCCGGCAGGTCGCGTTGCTCAATCATCTCGTCGGGGCGGGTCACGCGCCCGAAACGATCGTGAGTCTGACGCTGGCGGAGCTCGGTTGCCTGCCGGTCGATGATGACGGTGCAAAACTGGTGCGGCGTTATCTTGAACGGCGCGCCGTCGCCGGGCCGCCAGGGGCTGATGTGCCGGCTTTCGTTGACGCAACGGGAGCGCGGTTGAAAACCGACGGCTTCGCTGCCTACGTTTCGGGCCTGCGGCGCGTCGGCATCAATGCCGAATTCAACGGCGCACTTTGCCGCGGTCTGCTTGCCGTGCGCTTCGATCTTGAAACGCCGTTCGTGCCTAAATCGAAAGCTTCGCCGGGATCATCGGATACGCAACACGTGCCCTGATGCCGGAGCGCCAGATCGAGATGAATTCGAGTAAGACGACCCCGTCGTAAAGTTGAGGATATCCAATGCCGAAAATCATGCTGCACGATGAAGCCGCGCGGGCCGCGCTGGGCAGGGGCGTCGCCAAACTCGCCAAAGCGGTGCGTGGCACGCTGGGTCCGAAGGGCATGAACGCGATCATGGATCGACCGATCGGTACGCCGATCGTGTCGCGCGATGGCGTCAGCATCGCCAGCGAGATCGAGCTTGAATGCCCATTCGAGAATATGGGCGCGCAGGTGCTGCGGGAAGTTTCGAAGCAGACCAATGACGAGGCAGGCGACGGCACCACCACCGCCACGGTCCTCGCCGACGTGCTTGTGCAGGAAGGCCTGAAGTGCCTGGCCGCTGGCGCCAACCCGGTCGAACTGGTCGAAGGGCTCGAACTCGCAGTCATCGAGACTATTGCCGCGCTGAAGCGCTCGGCCAAACCCCTGCAGGGCTCCGCCGGTCTGCGTGCCGTCGCAAGCATTGCCGCCAATGACGCGGCGCTTGGAGAAATGGTAGCCGAAGCCTTCGAGCGAGCCGGCAATCACGGGATTGTCGCGGTGGAATTTGGCAATACGGTTGAGACGACGCTGGAGATCGTCGAAGGCATGGCCTTCGAGCGCGGCTATCTCTCGCATCACATGGTCACGGATGTCGAGAAAATGCAGGTCGTTCTCGACAATCCGTTCATCCTGATGACGGATCATAAAATTCAGACCGGTGATCAACTGGCCGGTGTGATCTCGCTGATTGAAAAGAGCGGTCGGCCCTTGCTGATCATCGCCGAAGAAGTGGCGCCGCCCGTGATCATGCAGCTCTTGGCGCGCCGGGAGAAAACCAATTTCAAGGTGGCCGCGATCCATCCGCCTGAATTCGGCCATTGGCGCAAGGCGATGCTGGAGGACATCGCGATCACTACCGGAGGTCGCGTGATTTCGGTCGATCTCGGCGGCAGGCTCGAAAAGGCGGAACTGCATGATCTCGGCTCCGCGCGCCAGGTGCGGATTTCGGCCTCGAAGACGCTGATCACGGCGGGAGGCGGCGATCAAAAAAAGATCGCCGCGCGCCGCGAGCAGGTCATGCGCCAATATGATGCCGCGCCCGAAAATATCGAGCGGGACAAGTTCCAGGAACGAATCGCAAAACTCTCCGGCGGCACCGCGATGATCCTTGCCGGCGGCGCCACGCCGGTCGAGCAGAAGCGCCGCACCCAGCTGATCGAGGATGCGATCAACGCCACCCGGGCAGCGATCGAAGAGGGGATCGTGCCGGGAGGCGGACTGGCGTTACTCAAGACCGCTCCGAAACTTGACGAGATGATCGATGGGTTGAGCGGCGGCGCCAGGCAGGGTGCCGAGCTGCTTCAACGTGCGCTCAGCCGGCCGCTTTTCTACATTGCCGCCAATGCAGGCTTGAACGGTGAGGCCGAGGTTACGAGGGTTGCAAAAGGTGCGAACGGCCATGGGCTCGACGCACGCAACGGCGCATCTGTCGATCTCATCGAGGCCGGTATCATCGATCCGGTCAAGGTCTGCTACAGCGCGGTTCGCAATGCGGCCTCCGTCGCCGGCCTGATCCTGACGACGCAAACGTTGATCGCCAAGAAGCCGGACGACTACGATCCGACGGCTGGGCCCGCCTATGGCGGCGGCGCCGAGCTGCTTTGATCGCCGGAGCAGCAAAGCGGATTGTCGTCGCGAAACGGAACCGATGACACTTGCGAGCTATCTCGCAGGTCACCTCGGCTTTTTTTCTCCGAGGGCCCGGTAGATGGTGTTTCTTGAAACGCCGAGACGCCGCGCAGTTTCGCTGATGTTTCCGGCGGTCTCGGCATAGACCACGAGGATCCGGGCCCGCTGGATATCGTGCAGCGATCCCGGCGCCGTTGGCGGGGCCTTATCGATCATGGCCTGCACGCCGGCCTCGTCGATCAAGCCGCCGGTAGCGGCGAGCGTGAAGCGCGCCAGCATATTGCGCAGTTCGCGAATGTTGCCGGGCCAGGGACGCGCGGCGAGATGCGCGATGGTTGCCGGCGTGATTTCGCAATTTGGATCGATCGCGCCAAGCAGATGGCGAACGATGGCGTCGAAGTCGTTGCGATCACGCAGTCTCGGCAGCGTCACCTCGAGCGTATTGAGGCGATAGAGTAGGTCGGACCGAAAGCGTCCTTCGGCAATGGCCTTGTCAAGGCTGGCGTTGGTGGCGGAGATGAGAAAGACATCGACCTTCGATCTGACGCCGCCGACGGGGCGCACGGTCCAGTCATCAAGCAGGCGCAGAAGCACGGCCTGCAGCGCGACCGGCATGTCGCCGATCTCGTCAAGGAAGAGCGTGCCGCCGTCGGCCTCCTTGACGAGTCCGATGGCGCCGTCGCGCCGGGCCCCGGTGAATGCGCCTTCGGCATAGCCGAACAGTTCGGCCTCGATCAGACTTTCGGGAAGCGCGGCGCAATTGACGGGGACGAAGGCGCCGGTCCTGCCGCTGGCGGCGTGGGCGTGGCGGGCGAGCTGTTCCTTGCCGGTACCGGTCTCACCGCGGATCAGGATCGGCATCTTGCGTGCCGCCGCCGTCTCGACCTGACGGACAATGGCGCGAACCGCCGGATCGCGGGCGACGAAGCTGGAGGCCGTGCGCCGAACGTTATCGGCGAGATGTTGAGGTCCCGGCGTCAAATCTTTCCGGGGATGTGACGGACTTGCGGTCTCGCGGCGTTCAAAGGCGGGTTTCAAATGCTGGGCTTCGCGGTCCGCAAGGGGTGAGCGCCGCCGTGCATGCAGCACCACGATGGCGCCGATGCCGGAGCTTTCGTTGGCGACCAGATCGAAGCTCGCGTTCGGAAGCAGTTCCCTCAATTTGACCGGCCATTCATCGAAGGGAAGCGCTTTTAAAAAGCGGGTTGGTACGCCGTCGCGAACGCCGTGACGGTCATTCTGGAGCATATTCAGCGCGCGCTCGGTGGCGTGGAGGATTACGCCGCGACGGTCGAGCACGATGCACTCGTCGCTCGCCCACAGCGATCTCTTGGCGAGAAAGCGGCACAGTAATTCTTCGTGTTCCTGTCGTATTAATTGCGCCAACACGCTTTCCACGTGATGACCGACAGAAACCGCCAAAGCGAGGCTTTGCGGGTTGAACGTGCTGGCGGGGCCCGAGATATCCACCACGCCCAGCAGTTCGCCATCGGTGGGATCGTGAACCGGAACGGCAGCGCAGGTCCAGCGCTGCACCTTCGAGCAAAAATGCTCCGCCCCGCGGATCTGGACGGGTTTCGATTCCGCTATCGCTGCGCCGATCGCGTTGGTGCCGATGTCGGCCTCGCTCCATCGCCCTCCATGTTCCAGATGAACCGCGCGACCGGCGTCGATGACCCTGTCGTCGCCCTGGGTATCGATGATCAACCCGCTGGGATCGGTGAGGATCATGATTGAACTCGCATCGCTCAGAAATGTTTTCGAATTCTCGAGCGCGCAGTGAGCGGCATGACGGAGCGAAGCGTTCTTGGAACGGTGACGAAACAGTTCGGCGTCTGCAACAAGCGGTGCCCGCGCACGGTCGATCGTGACCCGATGGTTTTTGGATCTCTGCCACGATGCGGCGACCGACGATCTCAAATCGGATGATAAAGCTCCGCGCTCGACGAACTTCTCCCAAGCGGCCAGCACGTCTCGTTGGTCCATCCCGGCTCCTCCGAGGTGAAAAAAGTTCGAGACCCGCACGCTGGGGCCTCGTGATCGATCACCTGAGTGCGGGCTGCTTGCTCGCCATCGCCGCTTCCGTCACTCCAAGCGCGACGTCAAAAACCCTTCCAGGCACCCGGACGGCGGCGGCCTGTATCGAGTCGAATACCTGTCACGCATGTTCGTGAGGACGGCGGCGCCATCCAATCAAACAACCCATCCAGCGTTCACTTCCCAGACGTCACATGCGGTTCTTCGCGCCCGCTGACGGGCGCAGCCTATCCTTCTTGGCTAATTCGCGCAAAGGGGGAGTCCGGTGGTCCGGAACCTTCTGTTCGTCGGCCGGATTTGATCGGTGCAGCGCAGCATCCGGGGTTTGAGCGGCGCGTAGTGGCCCAGCAGCCCTTCAATTCGATCGCGAAACAGCCCGCTACCACGTCGTGTGGCGAGCGGACGGCTTGATTGCGGCGCAATCAAACCGATCGGCGCAACGTGGGCGTCAATTGGCGAAAAGAAGCGCAGTGAAAATACTTTTCGGGTCCGGGCTCCGGCTCAACAACCCCGGCAGATCGACCCGATCATCTTGTCGACCTTCGCTTCTTCGCGGTCGATGGCAGGATTGGTGCCAAGCAATGGTCCTTTCATCGGACCATTGCCGATGCCGGATGACGGAAGCGCCGTGCCCAGCGAGTTGGTGCCAGGCGCAGCGGCGCTGGTGCCAAAGGCGCCGCCAGTTACAGACATATGCGACCCCATACCACCTACGGACATATGCGATCCCATGCCACCGCCCCGTGCAAACGCGGTGGTGGTCGAAAGGCCAACGCAAAGGGCGACGCAAACAACGGAAAGCTTTTTCATGCCGAGACTCCCTCGAACACGCGATCACCGTGACGGTTGATCGCCAACACGCATGCATCCGATGTAGGTTCGCAATCCGCCGACACCATTAAATTGAATTTTATTCGGTGCTGCGGTCTCGGTCACGTTTTGCAAATCGTGGATATGCGTCCCGGCGGCGAGGACACGCACGTTTTGAACATTGTGCTCAAAGCGAACAACGCCGCCCGAGCGGAGTATGATCGCCCGGCGGTGCTGGTAATCCCGGGCTGGATCTCAAATCACCAGCAGCCTAACCCGGCTGGCGATATGCCAAGGCCGTGCGACGAGGAACAGCCTCGAACTCTAAAACAGAATTTAATAGGACTGGCGGATTGCTGAACCAATATGGACATGGTGCCGGCTCTCCCATCCGGCACTCCTCCCTGCCAAACTTCGGTCCAGCTGCCCAGGCTTGCTGGGCCGTTTCTTTGGCGCCGTTCGCAGGGCGTGTATCCACGGTGCCGCCCGTGCACACGATCATGCCGACCGAGAAGCGCGACACCGCGTCTTACGAGTGGGTGCATCCGGACGACGCGCCGTGAGCGCGGCTCGATCAGTAGTCCTTAGGACAAGCCGCGGCGCGTCGGGATAGAGCGGCTCGCCGCGAGCATTCACGTACCAACGGCTGCGCAGGAAGATGCTTTCCATCAGGAAAGGGTACTCCTTCGGCGCCAGCCCATGCAGCGGCTCGATCGCGCGCGCGGCAATGCCTGGGAATTTGAGCCTGTAGATTTTGCCAACCTTCATCATGGCGCGGACTATTCGCCCAAAAAAGCGCTTTGTGAATGCCCCGGGCGAACAACAAAAGCGGCGTTTTTCGTGAACTATCGTCAAAAGGTCCGCCGTCACCGATCGCGCGCGACCTTATGGGTCCGCCCGGTTCACGCTGGCGGGTTTTCAACGATGGAAGGCGATCGAGGCTCTGCGAGCAGTGAACAGCTTGGAGGCCTCGATTGCGCTTAAACAAGGTTTTAATTGAACGCGCAAACAGACATTCCCACTTCTCGCTTATCTAAACGAGAAGGACACATCATGAAACTAACGACAATCGCACTGACCATTGCATTCGCGCTGCCAAGTACGTTCGCACTTGCGGAAAACGCAATGAACCTGGCAAATCCCGTCGTCCGCCCCTACAGAGGCGTCACGGTTGGTACGGCACGCCCTATCGCAACCAGGCCTCCGAACGTTTCCGGGAATACGCTCGCTCCCATCGCAAATGATCCGAGCGGATCGACATTAACTCCATCCGCGATGAGCCGCGGCGGTTAAACAAGAAAGCCCCCGCATTTTCGCGGGGCTTTTTTTGCGCTCTTGAGCTGAAGTAGTGCTACGCAGTGCGACTTGCATCCTACGTGGGAGCCAACGAAAGCGATGGAATATTTGCACCTTGGCCGGTGCTTATGCCGTTGTCAATGCCGCGGTGGATCGCGCGAGTTCTTCCCGAGCCACGGCCACCGCACCGCTCAAATCTGCTTGAAAACGAACATCGGGCGGGCGGACACCGTATGTTTGCAGGATATCGCGGAGCGCGCCGCGCTTCCTGGAACTGTTTACCTACCGATGCGCTATTTCTCGCCTGGTCATTCCTGCCATTTCGAATTGAGGATGACGGAGCAAAAATTCATTCTCCGGTAGTTCGGATCACGCAGCGCCAGTACATCTGCCTTGACGTTGCCGAAGGTCGTCAGCGGTTTCCTGATGATGCCGTTGGCGAAATGGTCGATGATGTTTTCCTTGAAGTTCGCTTCGCGCGGATGGCATGCGCAGACCTGATCGCGATGCTCATGCGAGAAGTCGTCATAGGCGATACCGAGCACGTCCATTTCCACGCCGGCGGTCACCAGCGCAATCGTGGGCCGCATATGCTCGGGCACGCCGGGCGTGGTGTGGAGTGCGATCGCTGTCCACACGTCCTCGACATCGCGTTCAGGCACGCCATAGCTCTTGAGGAAATCGCGCGCCGCATTGGCGCCATCGACTTCGAAGCGCAGATCGGGGCTCCAATGGGCTTTGGTCAGGCCCATGTCGTGAAACATCGCGCCGATATACAGCAGCTCCGGATCGTATTTCAGGCCGCGCCGTTTTCCGGTAAGCGCGCCCCAGAAGAAAACGCGACGGCTATGGTTGTAGAGCAGATCGTCCTCGGTATCGCGGACAAGCTGGGTTGCGGCGCGCGCCATGAGGCTATCGGGGACTTCGATGCCGGCGATGATCTTGGTCATTTCAAGACACTCCTTGATGTGGCAAGACGTCACCGTGGCGTGAAGCGACGCGTCCCGCCTGACATCTCTGTGATCGATCGGGATCCCGCCGCTCTGAGAGCTTTGAGAAAAAGCGGCGCGATCCGTTGCTGTGTTTTTGGTTGTTTCAGCCTTCAATCGCAACGCTGCCTGACCGCCGGATCGGGCCAACGACACATCGATTCACGCCAGCGCGGCCGGCAAGGAGACAGGCATGGCGGTTCAGAAAGTGGCGATCGCGATCCACGAAGGCGTGCAGGCGCTGGATGTCGCCGGACCCGTGGACGTGTTCGCCGAGGCGAACGGCTTCATCGCGACCGGGGAAGGTTACGAGACCGTATTGGTGGCGGCGAGCAAGCAGCCGCTGCGTGCGTCGAACGGCATGAAGATCGCCGCCGATCTCGATTTCGCGGAAGCGCCCGGGAAGTTCGCAATCCTCCTTGTCGCCGGCGGCCCGGCAATGCCAGAGGCCGATCCGGATCCGGAGCTGACGCAGTGGCTGCGTTCAGCGCCGGACCGCGTCGAACTCTACGGTTCGGTGTGCACCGGCGCCTTCGCGCTCGGCAGTGCCGGTCTGCTCGATGGCCACAAGGTGACGACCCACTGGCAGAATGCGCAGCAGCTCGCATCGCGCTTTCCGGCCGCCGATGTCATGCACGACCGGATCTATATCCGTGACCGGCGGCTGATAACGTCGGCGGGCGTCACGGCGGGAATCGATCTCGCGCTGGCCTTGGTCGGCCAGCGCCACGGGCCGCAGGTCGCTATTGCCGTCGCCAAGCGGCTGGTGGTGGTCGCACAGCGCCAGGGCGGGCAATCGCAGTTCAGTCCCTATCTGACCGCGCCGGTCGACGACGATTCGCCGATGGCGCGGGCGCAGGCGCATGTCATGGCGAATGTCGGCAGCCGCCATACCCTTCAGTCTCTGGCAGAGGAGGTCGGCATGAGCGCGCGCAATTTCGGCCGCCATTTCGTGCAGGAGACCGGGATCACGCCGCATGAATTCGTCGAGCGTGCGCGGATCGACGCCACGCGCCGGTTGCTGGAGGCAAGCGACCGGCCGCTCAAGGCGGTGGCCTACGACTGCGGCTTCGGCACCGCGGACCGGATGCGGATCGTCTTCGGCGAACGACTTGGCGTGTCGCCGGCGCATTATCGCGCGAGCTTCCGATCAGATTGACGTTCGCGTATCAGCGGAATTGCTCGTCCGAACCAACACCTTCCTCTGGCAGGACACAACGTTGTGCGCCGCACGCGCAGCTTGTTGCCCGTTGGTCGATGACGCGTGCGCTCGTGCGCGGGCAGCCATGAATTTCCGCGTGTGGGATATGCGCCGAAACAAAGAGATGGAAAGATTCGAAATAACCAGAATAAATGACGAAAAAACAACGAATAAAAATCAGGGGAAACCAACGAGACCTTGGGGAGGTGCGGATGTTTCAATGGATGCGGGAGCTCACGGCGGGTGAGCGGCGGACCATGGCGGGCTGCTTCGGCGGCTGGACGCTGGATGCGCTCGATGTGCAAATCTACAGTTTCGTCATTCCGACCTTGCTTGCGACCTGGCACATCTCGCGCGGCGAGGCGGGCATGCTTGGAACGGTCACGCTGGTCGTTTCATCCTTTGGCGGCTGGTTCGCCGGAGCGCTGAGCGATCGCTACGGCCGGGTCCGCGTGTTGCAGATCACCGTGCTGTGGTACGCGGTATTCACGTTCCTGTGCGGATTTGCGCAAAACTTCGAGCAGCTTTTCGTGCTGCGCGCGTTGCAAGGACTTGGCTTCGGCGCCGAATGGTCGGCCGGTGCAGTGCTGATGGGCGAGATGATCCGCGACAAATATCGCGGTCGCGCCGTCGGTTTCGTGCAGAGCGGTTGGGCTGTGGGGTGGGGCGCGGCTGCGCTGTTGTACACGCTGATGTACGCCGTGCTGCCGGAGGTAATCGCCTGGCGCGTGATGTTCTGGATTGGGTTGACGCCGGCGCTGCTGGTGTTCTGGATCCGGCGCAGCATCTCCGAGCCGGAAGTTTTCAATGCGCGTCGCAACTCGGATGCCAACGGCATCATGCAGGCATTCGCGGTCTTGCGCAGGCCCTATCTCGCCACCACGCTCAAGGTCGCGCTGATGGTGACGGGCGCCCAGGGCGGCTCCTATGCGCTTTCGGTCTGGCTTCCCACTTATCTTAAAACCGAGCGCGGTCTGAGTTCGCTCAATACCGGTTCGTACCTGCTGATCCACATCTTCGGTGCGTTCATTGGTTTTATCGTCGGGGCGTATCTCGCCGACCTGATTGGCCGAAAGCGGACCTTCATCGTCTCGGCCGTCGGCTCCGTGCTCTGCCTGATCATCTATCTGGCCGCGCCGATCAGCGACGGCTTGATGCTGGTGCTCGGCGCACCGCTCGGTTTCATCCTCTATATGATGTTTTCCGCGATGGGGCCGTTCATGACCGAACTGTATCCGACCGAGGTTCGCGGCGCGGGCCAGGGCTTCTGCTATAATTCCGGCCGGGCCGTGGGCGCGCTGTTTCCGGCGCTGGTTGGATTCCTGAGCGAAAAACTTGGGCTTGGCGGCGCGATCCTGCTGTTTGCGGTGCTGGCCTACGGCCTGATGTTGCTGGCACTGACGATGTTGCCGGAGACCAAGGGCCGATCGGTGGGCGCGATCGTGCCCGGAGATTTGACACCGCTGCGACCGGCACCGGTCGGCATTCAGGACCGCCTCGCATGACCAAGCCTCCTCCAATCAAGCCTTGCCTGCCACCTCGCTCCGTCACCTCAGCGCCGCATTGGAAGGCGCCGGCCGGCAGCACGGATTGTCACTTCCACATCAACGGGCCGTATGACCGCTACCCGCTCAGTCCCGGCCGTTCCTACTCGCCGCCGGAAGCCACCGTGCCGGACTATCAGGCGATGGCGCGCACGATCGGCATCGACCGCATGGTGATCGTGCAGCCCTCGACCTTCGGTACCGATAACAGCTGCACGCTGGATGCGGTGGAATTGCTCGGGCGCGCTAATTCCCGAGCCGTCGTGGTCATCGACGACAGCGTGGACGAACGCACGCTGGCGCAAATGCATGAGCGCGGCGCGCGCGGTGTGCGGTTCAACGCGGTCAGCGGCAACGGCACGCCGCTGGCCCAACTGGAAACGCTCGCCGCCAAGGTGGCGCCGTTACGCTGGCACATCCAGTTCTATACCCATGGCGATCAAATCGCCGATCTTGCGCCGATGATACGAAAGCTCCCGGTCACCGTGGTGCTCGATCACATGGCCGGCGTGCAGAGCGATCGCGGCGTCAACAGTCCGGAATTTCAAGCCGCCGTCGGCTTGATGCAATCGGGCCAAGCCTACGTCAAAATTTCGGGCTATCGCAGTTCGGTCAAGGGTTATCCCTATGACGACGTGACGCCGATGGCGCGGGGATATATCGAGGCCGCACCCGATCGCTGCGTCTGGGGCACGGATTGGCCGCATCCAAGCCTGTTCGGCGAAACCCATATGCCCGATGACGGCCAGCTTTTCGATATGCTCGGCGCCTGGGCTCCGTCGGACGAACTGCGGCGCAAGATCCTGGTCGAGAATCCAGCCCGGTTGTATGGCTTCGCGCCTTGACCTCAGGACGGACCGGACACGGTCGATCCGTGGGGCGTGAACATGCGGCCCTTTTCCGCCACCGCCACGACAGCGAAAGCTGCGAGCGTGCATAACAGGAATCCGGTCGCAAACGGCAGCAGCGTGCCGTTGTAATCCTGGCCGATCACGGTGCCGACGCCGATGCCCAGCAGGGTCGTGATCGAGCCGTACAGGGACGAAGCCGTGCCTGCGATATGGCCGTGCGGCTCCATCGCCAGCGCGGTGAAATTGGCGAACATCAGCCCGAACGAAAACATCATCAGGGCTCCCAGCGCCATGAATAGCGGCAATGGCAGCATGTCCGCCTTCACGGCGATAAACATGATCACGGCCACCGCGACGAAGCCAGCCAGCGCGCTGTGGGACATCACGCGCATGCCGATGCGTCCAACCAGACGGGCGTTGAGAAATCCGGCTATGGCGACGCCAACAGCGATGGCTGCAAACGCC is part of the Bradyrhizobium canariense genome and encodes:
- a CDS encoding amidohydrolase family protein — its product is MTKPPPIKPCLPPRSVTSAPHWKAPAGSTDCHFHINGPYDRYPLSPGRSYSPPEATVPDYQAMARTIGIDRMVIVQPSTFGTDNSCTLDAVELLGRANSRAVVVIDDSVDERTLAQMHERGARGVRFNAVSGNGTPLAQLETLAAKVAPLRWHIQFYTHGDQIADLAPMIRKLPVTVVLDHMAGVQSDRGVNSPEFQAAVGLMQSGQAYVKISGYRSSVKGYPYDDVTPMARGYIEAAPDRCVWGTDWPHPSLFGETHMPDDGQLFDMLGAWAPSDELRRKILVENPARLYGFAP
- a CDS encoding MFS transporter, which translates into the protein MFQWMRELTAGERRTMAGCFGGWTLDALDVQIYSFVIPTLLATWHISRGEAGMLGTVTLVVSSFGGWFAGALSDRYGRVRVLQITVLWYAVFTFLCGFAQNFEQLFVLRALQGLGFGAEWSAGAVLMGEMIRDKYRGRAVGFVQSGWAVGWGAAALLYTLMYAVLPEVIAWRVMFWIGLTPALLVFWIRRSISEPEVFNARRNSDANGIMQAFAVLRRPYLATTLKVALMVTGAQGGSYALSVWLPTYLKTERGLSSLNTGSYLLIHIFGAFIGFIVGAYLADLIGRKRTFIVSAVGSVLCLIIYLAAPISDGLMLVLGAPLGFILYMMFSAMGPFMTELYPTEVRGAGQGFCYNSGRAVGALFPALVGFLSEKLGLGGAILLFAVLAYGLMLLALTMLPETKGRSVGAIVPGDLTPLRPAPVGIQDRLA
- a CDS encoding GlxA family transcriptional regulator: MAVQKVAIAIHEGVQALDVAGPVDVFAEANGFIATGEGYETVLVAASKQPLRASNGMKIAADLDFAEAPGKFAILLVAGGPAMPEADPDPELTQWLRSAPDRVELYGSVCTGAFALGSAGLLDGHKVTTHWQNAQQLASRFPAADVMHDRIYIRDRRLITSAGVTAGIDLALALVGQRHGPQVAIAVAKRLVVVAQRQGGQSQFSPYLTAPVDDDSPMARAQAHVMANVGSRHTLQSLAEEVGMSARNFGRHFVQETGITPHEFVERARIDATRRLLEASDRPLKAVAYDCGFGTADRMRIVFGERLGVSPAHYRASFRSD